In the genome of Magnolia sinica isolate HGM2019 chromosome 2, MsV1, whole genome shotgun sequence, one region contains:
- the LOC131226692 gene encoding probable carboxylesterase 2 has protein sequence MSSTDEIAVDFPPYVRVYKDGRVERLRGTDIVPPSIDPKTGVSSKDVSILPESGVSARLFLPKLTEPTHKLPILVHYHGGGFLIETPFSPLLHNYLNALVAEANVLVVSVHYRRAPENPLPTAYDDSWTALQWTASHANCGSEAWLKDHGDFTRLFVSGESAGGNIAHHIAMRAGSHELDHGVKIYGAILVHPFFWGTEAIGNEMKDPATQAKMERLWMFVCPSTTGLDDPLINPTAVGAPSLKGLGCKRVFVCVTGIDALRDRGWLYHHALTSSGWEGNVEMFETEGEDHVFHVLKPSSEKAVVLMRRLAAFLNH, from the coding sequence ATGTCTTCAACCGATGAAATTGCCGTCGATTTCCCACCTTACGTTCGTGTGTACAAAGACGGGCGCGTAGAGCGCTTACGAGGCACCGACATCGTGCCTCCATCCATCGATCCAAAGACCGGCGTCTCCTCCAAAGACGTCTCTATTCTACCTGAATCCGGCGTGTCGGCCCGTCTCTTCCTCCCTAAACTCACCGAACCGACTCATAAGCTTCCAATTCTCGTTCACTACCACGGCGGCGGCTTTCTCATCGAGACCCCCTTCTCGCCCTTACTCCACAATTACCTCAATGCATTGGTCGCCGAGGCTAACGTCCTCGTCGTGTCGGTCCACTACAGAAGAGCTCCCGAAAACCCTCTCCCTACCGCTTATGATGACTCGTGGACCGCTCTACAATGGACCGCCTCCCATGCCAACTGCGGTTCTGAGGCCTGGCTCAAAGACCATGGGGACTTCACCCGACTCTTTGTTTCTGGCGAAAGTGCAGGCGGTAACATTGCACACCACATAGCGATGCGTGCTGGAAGTCATGAATTGGATCATGGAGTGAAGATCTACGGTGCGATTCTCGTCCATCCGTTCTTTTGGGGAACGGAGGCGATCGGCAACGAGATGAAGGATCCAGCTACTCAGGCTAAGATGGAGCGGTTATGGATGTTTGTATGTCCGTCTACGACTGGCCTTGATGATCCACTTATTAATCCGACGGCTGTTGGAGCACCAAGCCTTAAAGGGTTAGGGTGCAAACGAGTGTTTGTGTGTGTCACAGGTATAGATGCGTTGAGGGATCGAGGGTGGCTTTACCATCATGCGTTGACTTCGAGCGGATGGGAAGGAAATGTGGAAATGTTCGAGACGGAAGGGGAGGACCACGTTTTCCATGTTCTTAAGCCTAGTTCTGAGAAAGCTGTTG